Proteins from a genomic interval of Benincasa hispida cultivar B227 chromosome 7, ASM972705v1, whole genome shotgun sequence:
- the LOC120082231 gene encoding stemmadenine O-acetyltransferase-like — MAVEIQIISKETIKPSSPTPEHLRRYSLAFLDQVTVDVYNPMVYFYTAGSATPAEIANHLKKSLSDVLTHYYPLAGRVNYDEFFIDCNDDGIPFIETRVNCRLSDVMNTPFPSELNKFLPFELDELDEVSMGVQLNVFECGGVAVGICISHKISDALSFFIVVNGWAAYCRGEKEALRTHLSSAELFPPAKTGLYNTRTSIFRQRVARRYQIDAVNVESIRAKYAECPAMQNQRRASRVEALSAFIYSRFIAAIKAVSMEDRSSESEKKIFLVCHAVNIRSRLDPPVPEYAFGNYYRSTFAVPSEGILNDNYCYDLVKLAREEIGKIDKHYLQRLQESSKFLDSMKKAAAQFSTGELISCSFTSLCRMPIYDVDFGWGKPEWISSPALIFKNLFVFIDKKDGDGVDIYVHLKEEHMNKFEADEEFLKYAKLPSN, encoded by the exons ATGGCCGTCGAAATCCAAATCATTTCCAAAGAAACAATCAAACCCTCTTCCCCAACGCCGGAGCACCTCCGCCGTTATAGTTTAGCCTTCCTCGACCAAGTCACCGTCGATGTCTACAACCCAATGGTCTATTTCTACACCGCCGGCTCCGCCACCCCCGCCGAAATCGCCAACCACCTGAAAAAATCCCTCTCCGACGTCTTGACACATTACTACCCTCTCGCCGGCAGAGTCAACTACGACGAATTTTTCATCGACTGCAATGACGACGGTATCCCCTTCATCGAAACCAGAGTCAACTGCCGACTCTCTGATGTAATGAACACGCCGTTTCCTTctgaattaaacaaatttcttCCGTTCGAATTGGACGAGCTTGACGAGGTTTCAATGGGGGTTCAGTTGAATGTGTTCGAATGCGGCGGCGTTGCTGTGGGGATCTGTATTTCTCATAAGATTAGCGATGCTCTGTCTTTTTTCATTGTGGTTAATGGGTGGGCGGCGTATTGCCGGGGAGAGAAGGAGGCATTACGGACTCATTTGTCGTCGGCGGAGCTGTTTCCGCCGGCGAAGACGGGGCTTTACAACACGAGAACGAGTATTTTCAGGCAGAGAGTGGCGAGACGGTATCAAATTGATGCTGTGAATGTTGAAAGTATTAGAGCTAAATATGCAGAGTGCCCTGCCATGCAAAACCAGAGGCGGGCATCGAGAGTTGAGGCGTTGTCTGCCTTCATCTATAGTCGTTTTATTGCCGCCATTAAAGCC GTTTCGATGGAGGATAGAAGCTCAGAATCGGAGAAGAAGATATTCCTAGTATGTCACGCTGTAAACATACGCTCAAGACTGGACCCACCCGTCCCTGAATATGCATTCGGAAACTACTATAGATCCACTTTTGCAGTTCCCTCAGAGGGGATTCTTAACGACAACTATTGTTACGATCTTGTGAAACTGGCGAGGGAAGAAATTGGGAAGATTGACAAACACTATCTCCAAAGGCTTCAAGAAAGCTCCAAATTCCTCGACTCCATGAAGAAGGCTGCCGCCCAATTCTCCACCGGTGAGCTCATCTCTTGCTCCTTCACTAGCCTCTGTCGAATGCCCATTTACGATGTCGATTTTGGGTGGGGCAAACCCGAGTGGATCAGCTCCCCAGCATTGATCTTCAAGAATCTCTTTGTCTTCATCGATAAGAAAGATGGCGATGGAGTTGACATTTATGTTCATCTCAAAGAAGAGCACATGAATAAGTTTGAAGCTGATGAAGAGTTCCTCAAATATGCCAAGTTGCCTTCTAATTAA